CGTCCTCGTACGTCGGCACGGTGGTGTCCAGACCCAGAGCTTTGCGCGCCGTGACGGTCGTGGGTCCGTCGACGTACTCGTACCCGCTGTCGTAGTGCGTGTAGTACGTGTCGGCGTCGGTGGCCGCGGCCGCTCGCGCCCAGTCCTTGCGGGCGTCCTCCATCTCCTCGATCAGCTCGGCGACCGGCCGCTTCGCACCGGCCGGCCAGGTGCGCCCGCGCAACGCCTCGATCTGTTCGCCGAGTTCCGCATGGACGTCCTTCGCCCAGGCCCGGTTCGCCGCCAGGTCGTCCTCGGGGTATTCCTCGGGCTCCTCGTACAGCGTCGTGTCGATGGCGTTGGTCGCGGAGAGGAAGGCGATCTGGTCCGCGTCGAGGGTCGTCGAGTCGCCGCGCAGCGAGCCGGTCAGCTTGCCGTTCTCCCGCGTGCTGCCGAACAGGCAGGTGATCTCGCGGTCGCCGACGCGCCAGCTCTGCCGGGACGGGACGAGGTAGTAGACGTCCGCGTCGTCCGGTACGGCCCAGGTGTCCATGGCGTAACTGTCCTGGAGCGCGTAACACTTGTCGTCGGCGGTCCGCTCGACCTCGTCGTCGCCCGGGAAGGAGCCGCCCGGCAGCGTGACGACGGCGAACACCTCGCCGTCGTGCTCGCGGGCGCAGGGCACCTCGTCGATGTCGTAGGCCTCGCCCTCCAGGCTGCCGGTCGGCGTGTCGAAGCAGTCGCCCTTGGCGAGCGCGTAGGCGGTGCCCTCGCCCTTCGCGGCGTCCGTGAAGCCCTCCCAGAAGTCGGAGGCCGAGACTGTCGACAGCGTCAGCGCCCACAGCGCGAGGCCGATGGAGGACAGTACGGAACCGGCTATCGCCATGCCCTTGCCGCGCTCGCCCGTCTTCTTGATCTGCGCCAGCGCGATCAGGCCCAGCACCAGTCCCACGGCCGGCACGAAGCAGAGGATGCCGAGGACCAGGGCGCCGATGGCGACGCCGTTGACGGGCGTGGGACGGCCGTAGGGGGCGTAGGGGTGGTACGGGTACGCGTTCGGTCCCGGGGCGCCGGGTGCGCCGTGGGGGTACGGCGGCGGGGGGTACTGGCCCTGCGCGTACGGGCCCTGTGGCTGCTGGGGGCCGGAGGGCGGAGGTATGGACACGGGTACCGTGCTCCTGGTTCAGGCGGCGGGGCCGGGGGAACTGGCGTACGACTGGGCGAATCGTACGGCGATCCGGGCGGTCGACGGGCTGGTCGGCCGGTGGGGGTGCGCGTGGATGCCTGCGGCGGCCTGTGCGGCCTTGGTGGGGGTTCGCGTAGCGCCTGCGGGTGGGGGGTGAGTCGGGGCCGTGCCGGGGGGTGTCCGTCCTCGGTCCGGTGGTGGGCCTTGCGCTAGAGGTGCCGTTTCTTGACACCGGACTCTGCGGGCGGACACCCCCCGGCACGTCCCCTTCCCGCCGCGGGCGGCTGCGGGCCCGTGGGGGGACGCCGCCCCTTCGACGCCGGATGGCCTTATAACGGCTCGTCCTCGCGGTCGGCCCGGGGCCGTTCCGCGAGGACGAGGGGGATCAGTGGTTCAGGGCTAGAACTGGAGCGCCCAGGCGTCGATCCGTCCGGTGTCGACGTTCGCGTTGTCGCTCACGCGCAGTTTCCACGTGCCGTTGGCGGCCTCCGAGGAGGCGTTCACCGAGTACGTGGTGTTGATGTTGTCCGAACTGCCGCCCGTGCCGTACGACTTGAGTGTGTACGCCGTGCCGTCGGGGGCGATCAGCTGGACCTGGAGGTCGCCGATGTACGTGTGGACGATGTGGACCTCGACCGCGAGGGCCGAGGGCGCGTTGCCGGAGACGCCGGAGACCGTCACCGGGGACTCGACCGTGGAGTTGTCGCTGATCGTGTAGTCAGCGGTGTTCTCGAAACGTGGGCCCGGAGGGGTCGTGGTGCCGCCGCCCACGTAGAGGAGTCGGTTGGGGGAGCCCGTGCCGGGGCTGGTGACTACGCCGGTCGTGGCGGCGGACGTCAGGGCCGAGGAGACCTGGGACGGGGTGGCCGAGGGGTTGGCGGCGAGGTGGAGCGCGGCCGCGCCCGCTACGTGCGGGGTCGCCATCGACGTACCGGAGATGGTGTTGGTCGCCGAGTCGCCGGTGTTCCAGGTCGACGTGATGGACGAGCCCGGCGCGAAGAGGTCCAGGACCGAGCCGTAGTTGGAGTAGCTCGCCTTGGCGTCCGTGCTGGTGGTGGCGCCTACCGTGATGGCCTCGGTGACGCGTGCGGGCGACCTGGTGGAGGCGTTGGTCGACTCGTTGCCGGCCGCGACGGCGAAGGTGACGCCGGAGGCGATGGCGTTGCGTACGGCCGTGTCGAGGGCGGTGTCGGCGCCGCCGCCGAGGGACATGTTGGCGACGGCCGGCTTGACCGCGTTCCGGGCGACCCAGTCGATACCGGCGACGACCTGGGCGGTCGTACCGGAGCCGGAGTTGTTCAGTACGCGGACGCCGACGATCTTCGCCTTCTTGGCGACGCCGTACGACGATCCGGCGACGGTGCCCGCCACGTGCGTGCCGTGGCCGTTGCCGTCCTGGGCGGTGTTGTCGTTGTCGATGGCGTCGTAGCCGTAGGAGGCACGGCCGCCGAAGTCGCTGTGGGTGATGCGGACGCCGGTGTCGATGACGTACGCGGTCACGCCCTGGCCGGCCGAGTCAGGGTATGTATACGAGCTGTTCAGGGGGAGGTTGCGCTGGTCTGCGCGGTCCAGGCCCCAGGAGGGCGGGTTGGTCTGGGTCGCGTCGATGCTGAAGGTGCGGTTCTGGACGACGGAGGCGACGGCCGGGTCGGCGGCGAGTGCCTTGGCCTCGGCCTCGGATGCCTCGATGGCGTAGCCGTTGAGGGCCTTCCGGTACGTCCGCTCGATGTCGGCGCCGTACTTCTCGACCAGGGCGCGTCCGGCCTCGGAGCCCGAACGGGCGTGGTCCGCCTTGAGGTTCACGAGGTAGCTGTCGGCCACGGCGTTGACCGCGCCCGCGTACTGGATGCGGCCCTCGGGTGCGGCCGCGGCGGGGAGAGCGGAGACCAGGCTCGCGGTGAGGACCGCGGTGGCCGCGGCACTGAGGGCGGCCAGTCTTCGCCGGGTGTCTCTTCGGGAGTTACGCATCACTGCCATCTGAGGGGTCCTCCTCGAGTGGTGGTGCGCTTGTGGGGGCGACACGAAGCGGACAGGAGCATGTCAATTTCCTGTGCTGTTGCCGTGTGTCAGCCGAAAGATTGAGGCCTCCACAGGAATTGCACAAGGGCCCTGCAGACAGAAGACGGCGACGCCCTCCAGGCCGGCCTCGCCGCCTGGAGGGCGTTCATCGCCGCCGGGTGATCCGCTCAGTCGCCGAAGGCGGTCGCGCGCGTGCGCTTCTCCCAGGCGGCGACGTCCTCCCGCACCTGGTCCAGGTGACCGAGTACGGCCGTGACCCCGTCGTCGCCCAACGGCAGCCGCAGCGGGGTCTCCTCGGCATCGAGCGCGGCGTGGCCGCAAGGAGGACGCGGGGCGGCCGCTGGTGCGGGCGCATGCGGAGGCGTGCCGAGCGGTGCCGAGGCCGGCGAGCCCCATGACGTAGCATCAACTTCCCGTTGTACACCTCACTTACGCCAGCGAGGCCACCGCCATGGCAGACAGCGAGACTCCGCCTTCCCCCTCGCCCAGGTCCTCGGACACCTCGCCGCTGATGGACGACGTGGTCGCCGGCGTCGTTCCGGAGGCGGCGGACGCGGATCCGCGCAGACGGAACCGGAAGATCCTCATCAGGCTGTGCTGGGTGGTCGTGAGCTCGCTCGTGCTGTTCCTGACGGCGAAGGGCACCGAGTGGCTTTTGTCGGAGCACGACGCGGAGGTCGCCAGCGAGGCCGACGACAAGGTGGACCGGCAGGGGCCCGCGTTCACGGCGAGCACCCGGGCGGACATGGACAACCCTGAGGCGACGCTCTTCGACAAGCCCTTCTCCGCCGAGGAGAAAAAGCCGCTCATCGGGCCGCGGAAGGATATTGCCCCCTACCGGGCCGCCCACCACGGACGAGGTGTCTTCTTCACCGACGTCTGGCACGAGAGCATGGGAGTCGGGACCCGGGGATACGCCCAGGCATGGATGGTGGACATTTTCAGCGACAGGAGAGCCACCCTCATCATCAACGGCATGCGGATGAAGGGACTTGAGTGTGTCCCCGCCAAGGCCACCACCGTGATCATCCACCCGGACGAGCGCGTCGCCACCTACGCCGGAGTGCTCTTCGACACCGCACGACCCGACACGCTGCTCATCGCCGACGCGGAGGACGAGCACTACGGGGAACCGTTCTTCAAGCACAGGACGATCGACCTCGGCAACGGCGCCGCACCCGCAGGACTGCGGATCCAGGTCACGTCCGGCACGCACGACTGCACCTGGAAGGCCTTCGAGGTCACCTACGTCGACTCCGACGGAACACACACCCGGGACATCACGAACAACGGCGAGGGCTTCGCCGTGCGCGGCATCGCGGAGAAGCAGAAGCAGGTCTTCGATGTCTCCGAATCCGGGATCGTGGAATGCACCCCGAAGCCCCCGACGTCCCGGCCATGCGACTACAAGTACTAGGGGCGCCTCGGGCGCTCGGATCGCCGTCAACCGGACTCCTGCCAGCTGTGCGGTGCGCGGAAGCCCGGTGTGCGTTCCGGGCGGCGCCAGCCCGCTGGGCTGTCGGGGCAGTGCGCCGCGGCGGAGTCGGGCCGGGTGGCGGCCCGGGCGAGGAGGACCGCGGTGAGGGCCGCTATCTCCTCGGCGCTCGCCCGGCCCCTCTCGACGCGGAGTTCGGCGCCGAGCGCGCCGGCCGTCGCGCTCACTGCGGCGGGTTGCCGTGCTTGCGCGACGGCAGGTCGGCGTGCTTCGTACGGAGCATCGCGAGCGAGCGGATCAGGATCTCGCGGGTTTCCGCCGGGTCGATGACGTCGTCGACCAGGCCCCGCTCGGCCGCGTAGTACGGGTGCATCAGCTCGGACTTGTACTGCTTGACCATCTCGGCGCGCTTGGCGTCGGGGTCGTCGGCCGCGGCCATGTCGCGCCGGAAGATGACGCCCGCCGCGCCTTCCGCGCCCATCACGGCGATCTCGTTGGTCGGCCAGGCGAAGGTCAGATCGGCGCCGATGGACTGGGAGTCCAGCACGATGTACGCGCCGCCGTAGGCCTTGCGCAGGACGATCGAGACCCTGGGGACGGTGGCGTTGCAGTAGGCGTAGAGGAGTTTCGCGCCGTGGCGGATGATGCCGCCGTGCTCCTGGTCCGCCCCGGGCAGGAAGCCCGGCACGTCGAGCAGGGTCACGATCGGGATGCTGCAGGCGTCGCACATCGTCACGAAGCGGCCGGCCTTCTCCGAGGCCGCGATGTCCAGTACGCCGGCCAGCGTCTGCGGCTGGTTGGCGACGATGCCCACCACCCGGCCGTCCAGCCGGGCGAGGCCGCAGACGATGTTCCGGGCCCAGCGCTCGTGGACCTCCAGCCAGTCGCCGTCGTCGACGAGTTCCTCGATCACCTTGTGCATGTCGTACGGCTGGTTGCCGTCCTGCGGCACGAGGTCGTAGAGCGTGGAGGTGAGCCGGTTCGGCGGGTCGTCCGAGGGGTGGACGGGCGGGTTCTGCCGGTTGTTGGAGGGCAGCAGGGAGAGCAGGTAGCGCACTTCCGCCAGACAGGTCTCCTCGTCCTCGTACACGAAGTGCGCCACCCCGGACGTCGTGGCGTGCACGTCCGCGCCGCCCACCGCGTTCTGGGTGAGCTGCGCGCCGGTGACGGCGCTGACCACGTCGGGACCGGTGATGAACATCTGCGCGGTCTCGCGCACCATGAACACGAAGTCCGTCAGCGCCGGCGAGTACGCCGCGCCGCCCGCGCACGGGCCGAGCATCACCGAGATCTGCGGGATCACCCCCGAGGCACGGGTGTCGCGGCGGAAGATCCCGCCGTAGCCGGCCAGCGCGGAGACGCCCTCCTGGATCCGCGCGCCGGCCCCGTCGTTGAGGCTCACGAGCGGAGCGCCCGCCGAGAGCGCCATGTCCATGATCTTGTGGATCTTCGCGGCGTGCGCCTCGCCGAGCGAGCCGCCGAAGATCCTGAAGTCATGCGCGTAGACGAAGACGGTCCGGCCGTCGACCGTGCCCCAGCCGGTGATCACACCGTCCGTGTACGGCCGCTTGTGCTCCAGCCCGAAGCCGCTCGCCCGGTGCCGGCGCAGCTGCTCCACCTCCTGGAAGGAGCCGGGGTCCAGCAGCAGCGCGATCCGCTCCCGGGGCGTCAGCTTCCCTCTGGCGTGCTGCGCCCGGGTCGCCTGCTCCCCCGGGCCGGCCTCGGCCCGCGCCCGGATCCGAGCGAGTCCGGCCAGGTGCTCACCGGTCACCTCGCCGGCCGGCTCACCGGTCACCTCGTCGGTCACGGACATGGTTCCTCCTTACGTCTCCTCGGCACGTCTCCTCAGCCGGCGTGCGCAGGCGCGCCCCGCTCGGCGGCGGCCACGCAGGCCCCCGTCCCCGAGCACAGGGCGGCGAACCCTCGGTCCACGTACACCGCCGGCGCCCCCTTCTCCTCGACGTGCACGGCCTGTACCTCGCCGAGCAGGATGATTGGTCGCCCGCGGGGTAGCGCTCGTGCACGGTGCACTCGACGACCGCGAGCGCCCCGTCGAGCACGGTCCCGCCCCGTGCGGTGCGGATGAACTCCCCGCCCGCGAACTTGTCCGCGGACTTGCGCGCGAAGCGCATGGCCAGCTCGGTGTGGTCGTCGCGCAGCACGCTCACCGCGAACTCGCCGCAACTGTCGAACACGGGGAAGGAGTTGGCCGTACGGGCCAGGCAGACCAGCGCGAGCGGCGGCTCCATCGAGACGGACACGAACGAGCTGGCGGTGAAACCGTGCGGGACTCCCCCGCGGTCGTGGGCGGTGACGAGCGCCACCCCGGCGGGCACCCGGGCCATGGCGTCCCGGAGCATTCCCTGGTCGGCGGCCATCTTCGACTCCTTAGGCGAGGCAGGTGGGCAGCCGCCCACCCTTGTAGGCGACCAGCTCCGCGAAGATCTCCATGGCGTCGCGTCCGGGCCTGCCGAGCAGCTCCTCGTGAGCCCGGTGCAGGTTGGCGACGAGACGCTCCGCGTCCAGCAGGCCGGCGAAGGCGCCGAGGTCCGCCTCGCGCGCGGCCTGCAGCGGTGTCAGCCCGCTGTCGGCCGCCTCGGCGGCGAGGTGCTGGACCCAGCGCAGATAGTCCCGGTTGGCGTCGAGCACCTCGGGTCCCGCCACCGGGCCGTGCCCGCCGACGACCACCTCGGGCTCCAGCTCCGCCAGCCGGTCGAGCGCGGCCAGCGTGCCGGCCACCGAGCCGACTTCGCCGGCTACGCCGCGACCTTCACCGAGGACGGCGAGTTCAAGCACTCCCCGGCCCTGCCCGCAGCCCACACCCGTGCCGGGATCATCGCCGTCCTGGAGGACTTCCACCAGAAGTTCGACGCCCGCAAGATCCAGCGCCGGCACTGGTTCAACCACGTGGCCGTGGACCAGGCCCCCGACGGCTCGATCACAGCGACGAGCTACTGCCTGGTCCTCACCGTCCACGCCGACGTCAAGGAGCCCGAGTTCGGCCCGAGCTGCGTCGTCCACGACGTCCTGGTCCGAGGCGAGAACGACGAACTGCTCCTGCGCTCCCGCCATGTCACCCACGACCACGTCTTCCCCGGCTGAGCGCCGAAGAGGCCGGAACGGGTCCGGCACGGGAGTGCAGAGGGGGTCGGGCGCGGCGAACTCGTCATCATCTGGAGCCGCACGGGCGGCGCCAACCAGAAGTGGATCACGGCCTGACGGATTGTTCAGTGCAGGTGAGGGTCTACTGATCAATCCCTTCCTGCGGAAGAGTCGGTCCCGGCCGACGGCTCCCCCCGCCGCCGGCCCTCCCGGACGGTCCCGCGCCCCGCGCCCCCCTGCGGTCGCGGGGCCGTCCCCATGCCCGGGCACGTCCGCGTCGGTGCCATGTCCGGACGACCGGCCGGGCGCCCTGCCGATCGCGGAGACGGGCGGCGTACGCGGCGCGATCGACACGACCGCCGAGCAGGTCTACGGCGACCTCACTCCGGAGCAGGCCCGCACCGCCCGGCGCATCCTGCTGCGGCCGATCGCACCCGGAGACGGCGCCGCCGTCACCCGGCGTCCCGGGCGGAGCTGGAACCCGGCGCCCAGGACGTCCTGGAACGCCTCGCCGCCGCCCGGCTGCTCACCCTGGACGGCGACACCGTCGAGCTGGAGAGGGCCTTCCGCCTTCGGCAAGCGCGTCCAGGACCCTCTTCCCAGTGCTGTGGACCCTGGACACCGAGGACCGGAAACACCCCGACGCCCCAGGGGTCGCCCAGGCCGTCATCAGCAAGGTGAAGCGCGACGATGTGATCCTGATGCAGACCTCCCCCCCCATTACCTTTTTGGTAGCCCCGCAATGGGGCGCCCGGCCTTCGGAGTTGGCATGACTTTCTCCCCCTGTCGATCGCATGTCTTGGGGGGTGGTGTCACCGGCTCCGGAGGCATCGACAGACCGCTGATTAGGGGCATGACCACCGGCTTCTTCGCAGGTCGGGAGGCTCTTCGTAATGTGGATGTGGCGATCGGTGCCGTGGGACGGCCGGGCGAGGACGACCGAAGGACGCACGTGATCGACGTCAGTGACATCGGCGCTTTCCTCGGCCTGGACGTCGGCAAGGGCGAACACCACGCCACCGCCGTCACCCCGGCCGGGAAGAAGGCCTTCGACAAGCGGCTGCCCAACAGCGAGCCGAAGCTCCGCGAAGTGTTCGGCAAACTGCAGGCCAAGCACGGGACCGTGCTCGTGGTGGTCGACCAGCCGGCCTCGATCGGGGCTCTGCCGCTGGCGGTGGCCCGGGACATGGGCTGCCCGGTCGCCTATCTGCCCGGCCTGACGATGCGGCGGATCGCCGACCTCTATCCCGGCGAGGCCAAGACAGATGCCCGCGACGCGTTCGTCATCGCAGACGCGGCCCGCGTCATGCCTCACACGCTCCGCTCGGTCGACCTCCAGGACGAGACCATCGCCGAGCTGGAGATGATCGTCGGCTTCGACGACGACCTGGCCGGCGAAGCAACCCGCATCAGCAACCGCCTGCGGGGCCTGCTCACCCAGATCCACCCGTCGCTGGAACGGATCCTGGGCCCACGCGTCCAACACCCGGCCGTGCTCAAGCTCCTCGACCAGTTCGGCTCCCCGGCCCAGATCCGCAAAGCCGGACGCCGACGGCTCATTGCGTTGATACGCCCGAAGGCACCGCGGATGGCCGAGCGGCTCGTCGAGGACATCTTCACCGCACTGGACGAACAGACCGTCGTCGTCCCGGGCACCGACGCGGCCGCTCTGATCGTCCCCAGCCTCGCCAACTCGCTCCGAGCGGTGCTTGACCAGCGGAAACTCTTGGCCACCCGGATCGAAGGAACTGCTGGAGAACCACCCTCTTTCCAAGGTCCTGACGTCCATGCCGGGGATCGGCGTCAGGACCGGAGCCCGCATCCTCATCGACGTCGGCGACGGCCGTTCGTTCCCGACCGCCGCCCACCTCGCCGCCTACGCCGGCCTCGCCCCCACAACCCGCAGTTCTGGCTCCTCGATCCGCGGCGAACAACCATCCCGCCGCGGAAACAAGCAGCTCAAACGGGCCTTCTTCCTGTCCGCGTTCGCGGCTCTGGCCGACCCGGCCTCCCGGACCTACTACGACAAGAAGATCAGCCAGGGAAAACACCACACCCAAGCCCTCCTCTGCCTCGCGAGACGACGAGCCGACGTGCTCTTCGCGATGCTCCGCGACGGCACCTTCTACGACCCCCAACCCGCCCCATCAGCTTGACGAAACCCATAGGGGCACCCCCCCTCGGCCGCCCCCGTCCCCCCAGATCCTGCGCACCCTGACGGCCGACGGCTATCACTTCGTCACCGTGAGCGACCCGCCCGCGACTCTCTGATCCGACCCCGTTGACCTGCATGTTTGCCAGATCAGCGACGAGGTGTTGGGTCACCCGCTCACAGCGGCCAAGCGGTCAACAAATCGCCGGGGCCGTAGGCGGCATCGAGCCCCGGACAGTCGACGCCGCTGCGCGAGACCGCCACGACTGGAACCGGTTCGCCGGTGAGGGCGGCCCGGTGTCGATGGAGAGCTGCCAGGTCATGCCGGTCGAAGGGCGACCGCTCCTGCCACTTGATGGAGCCGACGAAGAGCAGCTCCTTGGCGACGGGGGCGCGGTCCGCCCCGACGATGTCGATCTCGACGTCGTTGGTGCGGGTCCAGTAGCCGCCCAAGGCGGGGGCCGCCGGGAGCAGGTCGTCGGGCAGTATCCGGGCGAGCGCCTCGCGGATGAGCGGTTCGATCGCCCGACCGCGCCAACTGGTCCAACTGTCCCGAATCCGCGCCAAGGTCAGATCGCCCCGCCCGCGCTCGATCTCCTCCATGGACGGGCCCAGCAGGTGCAGCCAGAACCGCAGGTAGGGATCTGTCACCCGGTAGCGACGATCCTTCGACGGACGCAGCGACACGGGCAGCTCCGCGGCGACGATCCGCTTGTTCGCGAGCAGCTCCAGGGCTCGCTGCAGCGGCGTGGCCCCGATCCCGCCGGCCGCACGGGCGATGTTGGTGAAAGTCCGCTCACCACTGCCAAGAGCCGCCAGCACCGTACGCGCCTGAGCCTGCGGGGGAACTCGGCAGCCAACGAGCGCTCGGCCGACACCAGCAGGGCCGAGACCGGGTCATTCAGGGCCTCGCCGAGGAAGTCCCACAACCCCGCGCCGTGCGGCCACTCCGCGCAGATCAGCGGCAGTCCCCCGGTGACCAGCGCGGCGTCGAAGGCCTCCGCCGGTTCCAGCCCGAGCATCCTCCCCACCTCGGCGGGGTTCAGC
Above is a window of Streptomyces sp. DT2A-34 DNA encoding:
- a CDS encoding DUF4190 domain-containing protein; the encoded protein is MSIPPPSGPQQPQGPYAQGQYPPPPYPHGAPGAPGPNAYPYHPYAPYGRPTPVNGVAIGALVLGILCFVPAVGLVLGLIALAQIKKTGERGKGMAIAGSVLSSIGLALWALTLSTVSASDFWEGFTDAAKGEGTAYALAKGDCFDTPTGSLEGEAYDIDEVPCAREHDGEVFAVVTLPGGSFPGDDEVERTADDKCYALQDSYAMDTWAVPDDADVYYLVPSRQSWRVGDREITCLFGSTRENGKLTGSLRGDSTTLDADQIAFLSATNAIDTTLYEEPEEYPEDDLAANRAWAKDVHAELGEQIEALRGRTWPAGAKRPVAELIEEMEDARKDWARAAAATDADTYYTHYDSGYEYVDGPTTVTARKALGLDTTVPTYEDDYDSVDESGSAPGVEV
- a CDS encoding S8 family peptidase, with the protein product MAVMRNSRRDTRRRLAALSAAATAVLTASLVSALPAAAAPEGRIQYAGAVNAVADSYLVNLKADHARSGSEAGRALVEKYGADIERTYRKALNGYAIEASEAEAKALAADPAVASVVQNRTFSIDATQTNPPSWGLDRADQRNLPLNSSYTYPDSAGQGVTAYVIDTGVRITHSDFGGRASYGYDAIDNDNTAQDGNGHGTHVAGTVAGSSYGVAKKAKIVGVRVLNNSGSGTTAQVVAGIDWVARNAVKPAVANMSLGGGADTALDTAVRNAIASGVTFAVAAGNESTNASTRSPARVTEAITVGATTSTDAKASYSNYGSVLDLFAPGSSITSTWNTGDSATNTISGTSMATPHVAGAAALHLAANPSATPSQVSSALTSAATTGVVTSPGTGSPNRLLYVGGGTTTPPGPRFENTADYTISDNSTVESPVTVSGVSGNAPSALAVEVHIVHTYIGDLQVQLIAPDGTAYTLKSYGTGGSSDNINTTYSVNASSEAANGTWKLRVSDNANVDTGRIDAWALQF
- a CDS encoding acyl-CoA carboxylase subunit epsilon — its product is MSATAGALGAELRVERGRASAEEIAALTAVLLARAATRPDSAAAHCPDSPAGWRRPERTPGFRAPHSWQESG
- a CDS encoding acyl-CoA carboxylase subunit beta, whose amino-acid sequence is MSVTDEVTGEPAGEVTGEHLAGLARIRARAEAGPGEQATRAQHARGKLTPRERIALLLDPGSFQEVEQLRRHRASGFGLEHKRPYTDGVITGWGTVDGRTVFVYAHDFRIFGGSLGEAHAAKIHKIMDMALSAGAPLVSLNDGAGARIQEGVSALAGYGGIFRRDTRASGVIPQISVMLGPCAGGAAYSPALTDFVFMVRETAQMFITGPDVVSAVTGAQLTQNAVGGADVHATTSGVAHFVYEDEETCLAEVRYLLSLLPSNNRQNPPVHPSDDPPNRLTSTLYDLVPQDGNQPYDMHKVIEELVDDGDWLEVHERWARNIVCGLARLDGRVVGIVANQPQTLAGVLDIAASEKAGRFVTMCDACSIPIVTLLDVPGFLPGADQEHGGIIRHGAKLLYAYCNATVPRVSIVLRKAYGGAYIVLDSQSIGADLTFAWPTNEIAVMGAEGAAGVIFRRDMAAADDPDAKRAEMVKQYKSELMHPYYAAERGLVDDVIDPAETREILIRSLAMLRTKHADLPSRKHGNPPQ
- a CDS encoding nuclear transport factor 2 family protein, which gives rise to MPADDHLGLQLRQPVERGQRAGHRADFAGYAATFTEDGEFKHSPALPAAHTRAGIIAVLEDFHQKFDARKIQRRHWFNHVAVDQAPDGSITATSYCLVLTVHADVKEPEFGPSCVVHDVLVRGENDELLLRSRHVTHDHVFPG